One segment of Meriones unguiculatus strain TT.TT164.6M chromosome 3, Bangor_MerUng_6.1, whole genome shotgun sequence DNA contains the following:
- the LOC110563498 gene encoding U6 snRNA-associated Sm-like protein LSm5 codes for MKSDKEIVGTLLGFDDFVNMVLEDVTQFEITPEGRRITKLDQILLNGNNITMLVPGGEGPEV; via the coding sequence ATGAAGAGTGATAAGGAAATTGTTGGTACACTCCTGGGATTTGATGACTTTGTCAATATGGTGCTGGAAGATGTCACACAgtttgaaattacaccagaaggaAGAAGGATTACAAAATTAGATCAGATTTTACTAAACGGAAATAACATAACAATGCTGGTTCCTGGAGGAGAAGGGCCTGAAGTATGA